A region of Pseudomonas marginalis DNA encodes the following proteins:
- a CDS encoding autoinducer binding domain-containing protein, whose protein sequence is MKEWRETLIEAVSGCMTEHELFNKIHTITSNLGFEFCSYGLKIPLATSQYVLISNYPGAWEKKYVSENYFSQDPTVAHGLTRSIPLHWSAAQQQQQHQAFWEEARHYQLNHGWCLSSQRGPDAIGLLSVSRSSECISATELEHIENKLTWLTQLAHESMTRFFSDKCLPEIHRPLTAREKETLRWTAIGKTYIEISLILNIDTGTVKFHLANAMRKLQAHNKTQAAVKASLLGLLF, encoded by the coding sequence GTGAAAGAATGGCGAGAAACCTTGATAGAAGCCGTATCCGGCTGCATGACCGAACATGAACTATTCAATAAAATTCATACGATAACGTCCAACCTGGGCTTCGAGTTCTGTTCTTACGGACTGAAAATCCCGTTGGCCACATCGCAATATGTGCTGATTTCGAACTACCCAGGCGCTTGGGAAAAGAAGTATGTCAGCGAAAATTACTTCTCCCAAGACCCCACCGTTGCCCACGGCCTGACCCGCTCCATCCCGCTGCACTGGTCCGCCGCACAACAGCAACAACAGCACCAGGCCTTCTGGGAGGAGGCGCGCCATTACCAGCTCAACCATGGCTGGTGCCTGTCTTCGCAACGCGGCCCTGACGCGATTGGTTTACTCTCGGTATCGCGCTCCAGTGAATGCATTTCAGCGACTGAACTTGAGCACATCGAGAACAAGTTGACCTGGTTGACGCAGTTGGCGCACGAATCGATGACACGCTTCTTCTCCGACAAATGCCTGCCAGAAATTCACCGCCCCCTGACCGCACGGGAAAAAGAGACCTTGAGGTGGACGGCCATCGGCAAAACCTATATCGAGATCAGCCTGATCCTCAACATCGACACAGGAACCGTGAAGTTTCATCTGGCCAATGCCATGCGCAAACTCCAGGCCCACAACAAAACCCAAGCTGCCGTCAAAGCCTCCTTGCTGGGATTACTCTTTTAG